The Balaenoptera ricei isolate mBalRic1 chromosome X, mBalRic1.hap2, whole genome shotgun sequence region AAATATCCAATTCCCTtatctaataaataataaaaatcctaCATAGCAGAACTTTCCACTTATTTGTCCCGGTTCTGTTTATCATTGTGGATTGTAAAACTGGGATAATAGAGAAGAATAATATACTCAAGAGGAAAAACACCAACAAAACCAATTGCATgtaatttggatttattttgatGCTGTGGAATATCATATGACCATTCTTTTAGGCCCTGCTGggaaacacacagagaagaaaataatttcattaagtTGGAGAGACAAAGAGATGGGTATGGAAGGGAAAATAGCTGGTTCTGAAGAGATGTGATCTAGagatatgtaaaaaattaaaacgtttacagacaCTCAtagtaagaaaaatttttttaaaatacactgagACAtgccatatgattccatttatatgacattctagaagggtagagaacagatcagtgactATCAGGGGCTGGAGGTGAGGAGAGGGACTGACTACAAAGGGGCCACACAAGGAGATATTTTGTGAGGATACAGCCTTTCTCTCCTTAATTATTGGGGTGGTTACACACTgtttgcatttgtcaaaactcagaagaCTAcactaaaaaagagtgaattttactgcatgtaaatttaacaaataaaaaattgaggTAAGTTTTTTAAGTACACAAAAATCTCACCTATCATTTTGGCAAAAATTCAATACATGATGTCATTGAGTCTGTGGGGAAACAGgcaccctcatacattgctggtgggaatgaaaaatggaggaTAACTTAATATCTAATGCATTTATCctttgattcagcaatcccacttctaggaatctactCCAATAATAAGAAAGTATACGCTCACAAACttattcatttcagcactatttgtaATTGAAATATTCTCAAAACCACCTAAATGTTCAAATATAGGAGAATGATTGAATATACTATGGTACATAAATACCATGGAGTATTTCACAGCTGTAAAGAAAAGGAATGAGGAAGAGCTCTGTAAATGATATGGATTTTCAAGATCTATTGTTAAAGTGAAAAAACCAAGTGCAAAAGTACATACATATTATGCTACATTTGtgtaaaatagaagaggaaataagaaaatatatacgTTTGCCCATTTTGCAAAAGGAAACACAGAAAGCTTAAATCAGAAACTAATGAAATTGGTTACCTACAGGAGGTGGAGGAAATGGAGTAGAAAAGTTATGAGAGGGAATGACACTTCTCTAAGTACACCAAGTTGTATAGTTTTGACTTTTGgaataatgttaatatttttaaaataaaatataaaagcaaatcaTGTGGTTTTGTAAGacgaaaaaagttctggagatggatggtggtgatagttgtacaacaatgtgaatgtacttaataccactgaactatacactttaaaatggttaaaatggtaaattttatgttatgtatactttaccacaatttaaaaaacaagttaaacatttaaaaatcacatcagtAAGAATGggttaaaaaactgaaattgaaTACAAACCAAAAAAAGGGAGCACAACTctatttcaaatgaaaaacaaccacactaaaaaaaaataactaatctGAAAAATTTATGAACACACTACCTTGATTACGTACCATTagtctaaagaagaaaacagaactacAAGCAAATCTTAAACTCTACTAGGTAGATTTGTTTTTCATGGTGATATGAGCAAAGCAATTCTGAAAATGTATTGTGTATAATGTAATATGTAAAAACACTCATGTTGAGAGCCAGGATTCTCACTGTGTAAGAAGGGAGATACAAATATGAAATgagggaaagtaaaaaagaacTTTTGGGGGTTGGACTGGAATTGGAAGTATTTGTATAAATTTATCATTCATGATATATATTCCTAGCTCTATTCACATGAAGGACTAGGAGCAATGACACTCCAATATCAATGAGCAAACCTAGTGCCAAATCTGGGTTGCTAAATGCCATCCCTGAAAGAAATTAGGGCTCCTTAGGAAAATGGTTGATTCCAGTGCTGGGGcagggaaagtacaagatgagccttgtgtcagaaaataaagatgtacTCAAAAAAAATGTTGGCGACGTCAAAAAAAGACATATAAGCCAGCTTGAAGGGAATCCTACTGACCACATCTGAGACTATTGAGCATTAAAATAAATCATGATAGCAATGGATTATAACCTATGGAATCCATGGATCCACACtgataatgaacaaataaatagggAGAAGATAAAGCTCCTCTTTATAGTAGAACACTCAGTATTAAATATGGAAGGAATGGCAgagttagaaaatcaccattttgcaacttTCATACTAATAATTCTTTTAGGCAAAAATCatcaatggatacaaaaactagTGGGTGGAAGTTTGATAAAGAACAGGATATATACATAGTCTGAATGTATTCCTCATGTTACTTATTAATGacaaagggaaaaacagtaactttaTAACTATAGGAACTTGGAGGTCACCCTTTTGACCAAATGATTAAAGTTGGCATTATCAATAATGGGACAAGCTAATATTATAGGCTTCCTGATAAGATGCCCTAAGAAGACACATCTGTCATGTAGTATTCCTGTCAGAAGTGCATTAACTGAATCTAATTACGAGAAAACATCAAGCACACAAAATTTGAGGGAActtttacaaaataactggcctgtactCTTCAAATATATTACAGAGCACAGACCTGTGGAGTCAGAAGGTCCGTTACCAGTTGTCACTTACAATTGCCTAATCTTGATTCTGCACCTCACTTCCTTCATATGTAAGCTTGAGAGTATAAAGTTTAccttagtaagaaaaaaattagtgccatgaaagacaaagaaaggccgAGGAACTGTTCGATTTTATAGGAGACTAAAGACATAacttatttgtaatgaggtggatggacctagagtctgtcatacagagtgaagtaagtctgaaagagaaaaacaaataccgtatgctaacacatatatatggaatctaaggaaaaaaagaaaaggtcatgaagaacctaggggcaagacgggaataaagacacagacctactagagaatggacttgaggatatggggaggggaagggtaagctgtgacaaagtgagagagtggcatggacatatatacactaccaaatgtaaaaccgatagctagtaggaagcagtcgcatagcacagggagatcagctccgtgctttgtgaccacctagaggggtgggatagggagggtgggagggagggagacgcaagagggaagagatatgggaacatatgtatatgtataactgattcactttgttataaagcagaaactaacacaccattgtaaagcaattatacttcaataaagatgtttaaaaaaaaagcacatgacgTATGCAAGTTATTcttaaatggttcagaaaaaaagagatgcatttatatatacatcttttatgtacatgtatttaatcacacacacaaagaaaacatGTGGCAAAATATTACCAAGTGGTGTACCTTGGTAATGGGTGTACAGGAATTCTCCCTCccccaatattttattatgaaaatatccAAATATACAGACAAAGTGAAAGAATTGTACTCTGAACACACACCGCCAAGATTCTACAATCAACAATTTGTTAaatttgctttatcacatatttATCTACATATTAAGAATTCTTTTTACTGTTCTTGCAAGTTTCCTCATAActtgaaatcatttcaaaattaaaagttaaacgAATTAGTAGGtagtaataggaaaaaaattaaagaaatgaaggaagtttGGAGGGAACAGAAAGTACTGCTAGTGTGGAGCGAGATAACAAGCTCAAGCCTCTAAAACACTATCTTGAAGTTGGTGCCTTTGATGTCTCAGTCTGAGATCAATGTCTCAGCTCTCCTCTATAGAGCCCTAAACCTGGCTTCGAGGCCAGGGATCCTCTCATTGTTCCGTAAATATCCAGCTATGTCATTTACAAAGTGTAAAACTTCGTTTCCCACAAGGCTTTTATCCTTCCGTGCTGTAAAGAGGACAAATTCTATAGGTTTTTTACAGGTCTCGCGAGATTCATCAAATCTCTTTAAAGAGCTCAGCAGGAAGCCATTTTGTTTCTCAGGGCTCTTTGCAAGGGTACTAGAGGTGAAATTGCAAGAAGTCAGCAACTGCAGTTGCCGCCGTTCTGTCTTCAGCTTCACGATgtttcccttggccaaaaacgcaCTAAGTCGTCTCGGAGGTGAGCAAAAATTGTGAGCAGATCTTTTCTAACTGCCTTTATCCATTTGTCCTCGTGGTCTTTTGTGCCCCTTCCTTCCATGTGCATCTCGACATTATTATTCTAAATGCTCGGTCTCCCACCTCACCCCAAGTAATTGGGAAAATGTCCTTAGCATTAGCCTAATCGCTCAGCGTTTCTGTTTGGGTTCCCAgctctctttctgtttctggaGTCATaacccagctctgctttttttttatattattcgGTAGCCTACAATTTCAAGGGAGACACTTGGTGAACACTTCCTGTTCCTTAAGTAATTCCGTAAATTTTAGCTTTGGGGATACGTTTACCCGCAAATGGAAGAGCCTCTTCTCCAATTCTTGGTTTCATTGCAGGGAGACAACCTAAATGGTAGCACTGcagcttttatgttatttgtggATTATTAACTAAATAATTGtggtcatttttttcttacctaAAAGTTAAGCGGGTACGGGGAAATTTTGAGACCAGCATTATGTACTGAGAATGCACTAGATTGGAGAGATAAAAGTCATTTCCGTACTTGATTTGCACTGAAGGTGACCTTGAGTAACGTGAGCAGTTTTACAATGAAAGTGACCTTAAACAACTACCATTTAGCTTCTTTagccatctttttattttctgtttatggaGTCATTAGAAGTATTACTAGATTGTGTTCTAAACACTCAAGCACCTTTGACAATAACCAAAAAATAGTTGCCTGATTGGTTTTTCATATTCCAAAAGCCACGTCTATTATCTCTTTCACTTTGCGCAAATGATTTAACCTCTCTcaacttcattttcctcctttgtaaaataggGGCTTAGTAAATAATACCTACCTCGTAGAGTTGTTGAGGATTATATGAGATTACCAATAGGTGGTAACTGAACCATTTCTTGTCACAGAGAAGAGGTCTAAAGAAATCCACTTGGGTGACCTGAGTGTTGAGGTCATGAGGTGTTCCAGAATTGCTTGCTTGGTaatcttattttctttgctttttgagCAGGTAGGGCCTTGTACCTCAGGAAAGGGGTTTGGGGGTTGTTATTTTCAATGTGGAATTCACATGCTCACTTTTTAACTGCTCTAGAGCAGATTATATTGGGAAATGTTTGTAAATTTGCTCATCCCAAGTGTGACTAAAGGTGAAAAAAAACTAAGGCACTTAAGCGAAGAAACCATTAAATGGTCAAATAACTATGCTGAAATAACCTATTGTATCACATAACCCATTATATTCATAAGTGCTAGTGAATGGGCAACATTGCTGTTTCTTTAATACGTTTTTCATTACATACCTTTTGAGGCTCTAAAACAATAAGGACCTGCTACTTAgattggagaggaagaaaaaagcagCTGGAAATATGCATTTTCCAGTCTTGGCTCTTTCCCAAGCCCCCCAAGTACCTCCAGAGGCAGTTTGAAAATTCTTTCTACTAAAATAGCAGTAATAGCAAAGTTTTCATGTTGTCATTCTGCTCAGCAACTTTTACCTCTACCAAAAAAGTGGCCCTCCATGAACCTTTCTAGTTTTACCTCCTGTTACTAATTTATATACCTTGTCCTTCAAACGTAATTTGTTTTCTAGTACACTGggtttttgtctctgcttttttcaGATTCGCCTTTCCCGTGCCTACATAACCAAATCCTACCTGCGATTCAAAGTGCTTAGCTAACATTCTGCTTCCTTGTATTATAATGGTTTGTGTCTTTGTATCTAATAGCCTCCCCTAGAGTGGAAGTTACCCAAGAACAGGGTCTGTGTCTTACACATTTCCATATACCCCATTTCTTTTAGCATGGTGCTATATTCattagtcactttttaaaaaaatcaagattactctaGTTTTTGGAGGTTTTGGGGTAATTTTAAGGTCATAAACATTTAGCGTGctttaatcattttgagtttatttaccCCTTTATGTTGTAAGTTGTTGAGCACTGCTGAGTAAACTTTAGGGAAAATCAAAGTCATAAATACTCAAATTAATGAAGTAGGAGCTAAGTTCAGAGGTTATACAAATACCAATTTGTCGTGGATGTTACTGACATCactttttcttggtttttcccctcaacattttattgtgaaaagTTCCAGACATCGAAAAGTTGGAAGAATTGTATAATGAATACCCACATACCCACCACATAGATTCTACAACTAACATTTTGCTGTATTTGTTATATCACATATTTATCCATCTGTCAATCTTATTTGTGAAGCATTTCAAAGTATGCTACTTTGCTTTTAGCTGCAAtatgttttaacattttattatactgCATAATACTGTAGAGTTAACTTCCTTGGCTTTTTTGAGTGGCAATATCAATTACACatgttctcttttcctgataATTGATAGATATGctcctgtattcttttttttcccccctttaagTTCGAAGCATTCCGCAAACAATGTCAAGGCAGAGCCACCAGAAGCGGACACCTGATTTCCATGACAAATATGGTAATGCTGTATTAGCTAGTGGAGCCACTTTCTGTGTTGCTGTATGGGCATATGTAAGTACTGTTGATTGATAACCTCTGTTTTAGATGTTTTTTATTCCCATTTATCTCATGTATTCAAAATGTTTTCACACAGTATACATTTCTAGTTAGGAGGGGCTTTAGAGATTTTCTAACGTAATTACCCACCTAGTGCAGGAATTTCTTCCTCAACATTGAGCATTCATCCATCATCTGTTCTTAACATTTCCAATAACAAGTTGCTTAGTGGATCAAAAGGCAGTCTTTTCCATATTGTGTAGCTGGTTGAAAAGATCTTATGTTGAGTTAAAATCTGCCTCCTTCATATTTTACCCATCATTTCATTGCAATACAGAAATTCTGATCACATTTCCATGTATCAGCTGTTAGATATTAGAAGATTCCTATCATGTCTGCTGGATCTTCTCTTTCATATTAAACATTCTTAGTTCTGTTGATCATTTTTTTGTTATATGATTTCCAGGGTTTTCACCATCTTGGTCACCTTTCTTTGCTTAATCAACCTTTCTTCTATATCCTACCCTCAGAACTGAGGACAGCATTTCTGATGGATGACATATAAAGTgacctgcttttaatattttagttttttacatcttcatttaCCAATCTACTTACCAGTCACTGTACTTGCTGGTTAAAAGTAGGAGTCTTGaagttataataaatatataagctgattttaaaagatatgaaACAACCCTTGCCTTAATAATCAAAGACTTTATTAATAGGcctttttcattcttgttttgaCCTTCCTGAAATcagatatattattaaaataagtgtGTGTACTTAATTGGAAGAGTAAACAGATGTTGAACAAATGTGTGATCGGGGGCACTTTTGGAAGTGAAGTGCTACTTGATGAAGGGATATTACAAAAGTCCTCTTTGGCAGTATTTAGGTAGTTGTGGTTGAGTGCAACAATGTTTTTGAGGATGTAGTATAGAAATGTGATATACAAGTTtgaattaattaaatgaaatttaaaatttagttgcTGAGTCATACTAGCTACATCTTAGTTGCTCAATAGCTGTATGTAACTAGTGGCTAACTGTATTAgacagtgcagatatagaacatttccttcaTCTATGGAAGTTCTACTGAACAGCACTGCTCTAGAGAATTAGGACAGCAATTAGGTTTGGCCTACCTGGAGGGCACTGTATCCCAGGTGactttctgtgtgtttttaacCTATAGTGCAGAATACCTTTGCCACTTTAGGAAATACTCTCCAAGGGAGAGTGGGCTCTGGTTTAAACATATAACTGACAGCATTTTAATTCTTACAGACAGCAACACAAATTGGAATAGAATGGAACCTGTCCCCTGTTGGCAGAGTCACCCCAAAGGAATGGAGAGAACAGTGATCATCCCAGCTGGTTTAATACTGAATTGTTTCAAAATCAACTCATAATTGATGCCAAGTAAAAGCATTAAAATATGGCGTGATTGAAGAAATAAAGTACATTTGAaaacctcattgtaggtttgtttgtttcttttgtaaatGAAACCAAGCTtgatcactttttatttatttaacctttgTGTTAATATTAAAGTCAAAACACTGTACAACTTCTTGAAAAGCTTTTCTCTATTAGGTAGTGTGAAAGGAAAGTTTGGCTGTCACCTAGGAGTCAACTTCATGATAGGCTGAAATTACAGTTTCTGAATAACTGATCACAGAGTTATTTTAGGTCATCTTTGAGTTTAAAATTTGGTGTCCATATCTTGGTTATACCTACTACTTTCAGCCTCTCATATATGTTTGTATTTGGAATTTGCATTAAGTCCTTTGTACTCCTGCCAAGAGAACTTAGGGTGTCACCAGACCCATAGGAAGAGTGGTCCTATCAAATGAACTCCTAGGATGTCTGAAGACTAGCTAGCTCCTTGGCTCCCTTGGTACATTTATCTTAGAGCTCTATATTTTTCAgcatatttatttgagatgtttatgAGGTTATTAAAGAAAGGATATGTTTTACTTATCTAACTACTAGTGACCTCTGCTGTTGGCTTTCTGTAACTCTACCAGTTTTTGGATTAGTGGATTATCCTGAATTCAGTATGACATTGGATTTTATGTGTAAGATATTAACTGAAGAAAACACAGTATCTACACCATGTGCTTCTTTATTTCCTCGGCCAAAGGCTCTGAAGTAAGCCTCAAGTAGTggcttgttaatagtgctcaagcagaaaatgaaatttcagtTGAGTAACCTATCTATATTGGCTAAATTAGAGATTTCTAAAATTCACTTACCTGATACTGTAGGTTATCAGGTAAGTGGCTTTTAGGAATCTCCAAATTTTCCTGATGTAGATAAGGATTTATACTTAACCAACCATTTGAAGAATGTTTACTCAATAGGTGAAATACTAGAAGAATTGCTCTTACGGCAGTATGTCCTGTTTTCTCATTAATGTACCAAAGCCAGTAATTTCATGACTTTTTAAAGTAGGAATAAGGATTTGAATGTCATTGCAACACAAGTAGGTTGCAAGATTAGTAACTACATAGTAGTGACACTATTTGGTAAAATTTGAACACTTTATATCATATTTAGAATGTTAAAAGAGGACTAAAGTATTCAAATGCACGTAACCCTCCAACATgattaagcaaaataaacaagtctTTAAGGAAGTTTCAACCTTCTGTTTTTGTTCCTGAGTTGGCACTGAGAATTTCTAATGACTGTAGGTAATTTTCAGTATGATTTATACCACTTCTGTCAGATAAGTAATAATTGTCAGCTATTCTGATAGGCAAAATAAATactatgactttttttaaaaataaatttatttttgggctgttttgggtctttgttgctgcacgtgggctttctctagttgcggcgagcgggagctactcttcgttgcagtgtgcgggcttattgcggtggctactcttgttgcggagcacaggctctaggcatgagggcttcagtagttgtggcacatgggctcaatagttgtggctcgcgggctctagagcagaggctcagtagctgtggcgcacaggcttagttgctccgcggcatgtgggatcttcccggaccagggcttgaacccgtgtcccctgcgttggcaggcggattcgtaaccactgctccgccagggaagtcctagtatgacattttaaaatgtctctttgTCAGCATACGTGTTGCCTTGTGTGATAAAATCTGGTGGTGGTAGTCGGCATCTTTGAAAATACTTACAAAACTTAGTTTTATGATTAATCTTGTCCTGATGAGTAGTTATAAAGCTACCACAGCCACTACCAGAAATGAAGCTGTGGTTTAAGTTGAAGTTATTTtgtgtcatcacaatattctgaCCTTGCAGTTTGCTTAGTGTACTCAAAGTTTTCATCCTGTGTGAAGGTTGTCAAATTAGTTTCCCTGTAAAAATCTGTATGTTTGAAGAATTTAGATAAGTGACTTAATTTAGAAGCATTGCCAATCCTTCAAATGTTATTTATTGGGGGAgttatgaagtattttttaaaaagggtgaaTGTCGTAAGTGCCATTCTTATTTGACTCAAACTATTTTAGTGCATGtgttctgttcttttaaattcattaaactTACTTAGAACTAGGTATCATGGTAGTTGTAGAGGCACAGATGTTGTGTTCTCACCCTCCTGACTATTAACTTTATTGGTGATATTAATAAGCATTTGGGGGGTACCTACTATCTGCTCAATGCCAGGAAACCTGATGTACTTCTTGAAGATATTCCCTTCTATTTGAAAGCTCAGTTTAATATAGTAGTAATTTAAAAAGTGTTGGTATGCTCATGCATTGATACGGGAGATTAGGGATGATTCATTTAGAGATAcgaagtgttttttttaattatccaggttctgtttttttaaaaatatttatttatttatttggttgcaccgggtcttagttgtggcaggcgggctagttagttgtggctcacaggctccttagttgtggccggtgggctccttagttgcagcacacgggctccttagttgtggcatgcgaactcttagttgcagcatgcatgtgggatctagttccctgaccagggattgaacccaggcctcctccaTTGGGAGCTCAGTCTTATCCActccaccaccagggaggtccctgaagtgttttctttttttttttttttacgtatttattggagtataattgctttacattgttgtgttagtttctgctgtacagcaaagtgaatcagctatatgtatacatatatccccatatctcctccctcttggatctccctcccaccctccctatcccaccgagctgatctcctgtgtgatgcggctgcttccccctagctagctattttacatttggtagtgtatgtatgttaatgCCACCCTCTCACCCTGAAGTGTTTTAAAGTGAGGGAAAGGCCCAGTGACTAAGAATTTAGAGGATCTTGCTGCTCATAATGATAAACTTTACCTAAAAACTAGAGAGCCTAGTAGATTTGATACTCttctgataaaactttatttctggtTTCTGCCTTTCAGTGAATTTCTTTGAAAGCTTAACACAGTGTTAATGTTGAAGTTAGAAACCAACTTGCTAATAATTGGAAGCCCACTTAAACCCATCTTAATTTCATGTGATGTGAGTTAAGATTTTAAATTTGGGGCTGAATTTATATCTTAATAGTTAAGGCTATGCACATTGATTGACAACTACAGTTGAATGTCCAGGAAGGTAAGGAGTCctgaagtgaattttttttttaatttatttttggctctgttgggtctgcgtctctgtgcgagggctttctccagttgcggcaagcgggggccactcttaatcgcggtgcgcgggcctctcactatcgcggcctctcttgttgcggagcaccggctccagacgcgcaggctcagtaattgtggctcatgggcccagttgctccacggcatgtgggatcctcccagcccagggctcgaacccgtgtcccctgcattagcaggcagactctcaaccactgcgccaccagggaagcccccgaagtGAATTTTTATGTGGATGGGTGTAAAGGGGCAAAGAATAATTCTTTCTGAAATACTTAATTGTAGGCCTAAAATTTAAATCTATGGGCAATTTTAAGTGTTGCCTGTCAAGGCTTATTAGGGATTTCAAACAGGTAGGATGAAAAttattaaacatataaatacacatactGTGTGCCACTTTTCTAAGCCTTTTACAGTTTTA contains the following coding sequences:
- the LOC132356911 gene encoding cytochrome c oxidase subunit 7B, mitochondrial, which gives rise to MFPLAKNALSRLGVRSIPQTMSRQSHQKRTPDFHDKYGNAVLASGATFCVAVWAYTATQIGIEWNLSPVGRVTPKEWREQ